The following proteins are encoded in a genomic region of Fusarium oxysporum f. sp. lycopersici 4287 chromosome 1, whole genome shotgun sequence:
- a CDS encoding hypothetical protein (At least one base has a quality score < 10), with product MAPSRSASSNAAARAVNRTASSGSFHAGAPIPTLSSLRRQSHRYQTFPTTPPKTPLEQPYAPSNGSDSEDDDDQEETPLPVRQLLLLAFLSLAEQTALNSISPYLPEMVLNMPGIPDDEAGLYVGILASSFALAQLSTNFLWGYASDVIGRKPVLIMGTTALMGCFCVFGFCKEYWQIVVVHVAMGLLNGNAACVPTVLGEVTDRSNQSRAFTYLPVIYSLGSITGPALGGILVGRMGKEYPYLAPNILSAGLLALSVVVVSIWFEETLDKTEVNFEKPAWVEKIISWFSSPTPPPRRASWSARWPRSQSQNQPLLFSGRALESESDDEDTENDDDDSDNKVDPAMSAWKDLSRTTILILFTYLVFQLSNISFNSLYPIFAATPPPAGRDLLPSKIGISLSIAGLASCIFQAFLFQALKVRLGNLGTYQISLLGLGISMLLMPWVGYADSKPFFGLGSGKMWLYIELGVVLILKNLCAVGGLSSVMLLITNSAPSHSSLGSLNGMAQTLSALGRSFGPFVSGGLFSLSINIQPKGEALAWSIFGGLAILGWVSSLFIRRDGLESDDWQGSDENLAEQEGDEA from the exons ATGGCGCCCTCACGAAGTGCCTCCTCGAACGCCGCCGCCAGAGCTGTCAATCGAACAGCCTCGTCTGGTTCATTCCATGCTGGCGCGCCGATCCCTACCCTCAGCTCCCTGCGACGACAGTCTCATCGATACCAGACTTTTCCTACCACTCCGCCAAAGACTCCTCTCGAACAGCCGTATGCCCCGTCGAATGGAAGCGATTccgaagatgacgacgatcAAGAAGAGACGCCTTTGCCTGTGCGAcagctgctgttgttggcgtTTCTCTCCCTTGCGGAGCAGACCGCGCTGAACTCGATATCGCCGTATTTACCTGAAATGGTCCTCAATATGCCCGGTATCCCTGACGACGAGGCTGGTTTATATGTCGGAATACTCGCGAGTTCTTTCGCATTGGCGCAGCTGTCGACCAACTTCCTCTGGGGATATGCCTCGGATGTCATTGGACGCAAGCCAGTTCTGATCATGGGCACGACCGCTCTGATGGGGTGTTTCTGCGTCTTTGGCTTCTGCAAGGAATACTGGCAGATCGTTGTTGTACATGTCGCAATGGGCCTTCTCAATGGAAATGCCGCGTGTGTTCCGACTGTACTGGGAGAAGTCACGGATCGCTCCAACCAAAGCCGCGCTTTCACATACTTGCCCGTTATTTACTCTCTTGGTAGCATCACCGGACCTGCGCTAGGTGGCATTCTTGTCGGCAGGATGGGCAAAGAGTACCCTTATCTTGCCCCCAACATTCTGTCCGCTGGTCTCCTCGCTCTCAGCGTGGTGGTGGTCAGCATCTGGTTTGAAGAGACCTTGGACAAGACTGAAGTCAACTTTGAGAAGCCCGCCTGGGTCGAGAAGATTATATCCTGGTTCTCTTCACCCACACCCCCGCCTCGACGAGCATCTTGGAGCGCGCGCTGGCCTCGATCCCAATCCCAGAACCAGCCCCTTCTTTTCTCCGGACGAGCGCTCGAATCGGAATCCGATGACGAAGATACCGAgaacgacgacgacgatagCGATAACAAGGTGGACCCGGCAATGTCCGCATGGAAAGACCTTAGCCGAACCACGATCCTCATTCTGTTCACGTATCTCGTCTTCCAACTCTCGaacatctccttcaacaGCTTATACCCAATCTTTGCCGCTACACCGCCACCTGCCGGCCGCGACTTGTTGCCCAGTAAGATTGGCATCAGTCTGAGTATTGCAGGTTTGGCAAGCTGCATCTTCCAGGCCTTCCTCTTCCAAGCGCTCAAGGTCAGATTGGGCAATCTCGGTACCTACCAAATCTCGCTTCTGGGACTGGGTATCAGCATGCTGCTCATGCCGTGGGTTGGCTATGCCGACAGCAAGCCTTTCTTTGGCCTGGGAAGCGGCAAAATGTGGCTGTACATCGAGCTTGGAGTggtgttgatcttgaagaaccTCTGTGCCGTGGGTGGTCTTTCTAGTGTCATGCTTTTG ATCACCAACTCTGCCCCGTCGCACTCGAGTCTTGGGAGCCTCAATGGCATGGCGCAAACCCTATCTGCTCTGGGTCGCAGCTTCGGACCATTCGTTTCCGGTGGCCTATTCAGTCTGTCCATCAACATTCAGCCCAAGGGCGAGGCATTGGCTTGGAGTATCTTCGGCGGTCTGGCCATTTTGGGCTGGGTCTCATCTCTCTTCATCCGCCGCGACGGCCTTGAGAGCGACGATTGGCAGGGCTCAGATGAGAACCTCGCCGAGCAGGAGGGTGACGAGGCCTAA
- a CDS encoding hypothetical protein (At least one base has a quality score < 10), translated as MMAGHESSGPMINHVTRRPTDDEYVNNFIAFALQFTIQTHISQDGRETDQRRYLELVRLAAKAIPLSAEPCWTSPEDFGFLERMLRVLYPHDPRVVSSDLYMLSRIDCDFVTGPRRFEDLIRAADDTKMFITETGHVGFGPRCMRRGDVVCVLFGGGTSYVLRQTATADEYLFLGQLIYMVSWMVRLLMIGRETRAPTIKGRFLNYCRRRNDLTH; from the coding sequence ATGATGGCCGGCCATGAGAGCTCTGGCCCTATGATCAACCATGTCACAAGACGTCCAACAGACGACGAATATGTCAATAATTTCATAGCCTTTGCCCTGCAATTCACGATCCAAACTCACATCTCCCAAGACGGCAGAGAAACCGATCAGAGGAGATACCTCGAGCTCGTGAGGCTCGCCGCAAAAGCTATTCCTCTGTCGGCAGAGCCATGCTGGACATCACCTGAGGATTTTGGGTTTTTGGAAAGAATGCTCAGGGTTCTGTATCCGCATGATCCGCGGGTCGTATCGTCTGATTTATATATGCTCAGCAGGATCGACTGTGATTTTGTCACGGGACCGCGGCGGTTCGAAGATTTGATTCGAGCTGCTGATGATACTAAGATGTTTATCACGGAAACGGGACATGTTGGTTTTGGGCCGCGTTGTATGAGGCGTGGAGATGTAGTTTGCGTTTTGTTTGGAGGTGGAACATCATATGTCCTACGGCAAACAGCGACGGCAGACGAGTATTTATTTCTTGGTCAGCTTATATACATGGTATCATGGATGGTGAGGTTATTGATGATTGGGAGAGAGACAAGGGCTCCGACGATCAAGGGAAGGTTTTTAAACTACTGTAGAAGACGAAATGATTTAACACACTAA
- a CDS encoding hypothetical protein (At least one base has a quality score < 10), which yields MQGNYRKIQPAPRDDADEIDRKFRVAKRKRQHVRIACNPCREKKRACNGIEPTCDQCQTRSLACIYRIPPKTVDSTIKIQKQLDTLQHSFNHYADIVEQLKTLPETDALKLLQRLRSPADVNGALASLQGSVHTRIRLSNHRTAQAILPTTNSRVEFELTALHGIVYPTLVPIDITSLGISPLEKPALPAAQTETLVQQISPASPIVLSSDRFRPLCDSRLEEIDISYWTKVPISNETAAAMISLFLETDQTIVGFIDADLFVESLVERKPQFCSMFLVSAILYVACHAYTASDLNSVAVGDLCFREAERLFRAEGLSDDLVTLAAINIFSLACFFHGNDKLAKELLAAGRHMGRRLGLYGVPLDSPSLLAFQELPDDLVRMTAHVAWSTYNWLTIHVLYYHDESIAIPPALPIPGDERHDDLWPEHPLPEYMGSSFTKLCEFFTAIQEVAVVYSIADGTPIVDRVPIAFAEAKYQKILAWADSLGRDMAWDQNSQEHVMLFHMWFHCAVLDIFRPFAQGHQSYKLQSFSSPDSTPKTIFSASLNQLKRLALLYRTQQMPNSYMPYINISLIHIANTICKETNDHTSKFYFFLCIRYWQHLYVGYPIFGEVAQAFLTMAINNGLITNREAKRLMAEVKGQGRHHGLADAGISTSLIVDFDLAMTNRGEADVQAVAQKFEEVALFDEFAVYKKED from the exons ATGCAAGGAAACTACAGGAAGATCCAGCCGGCTCCCAGAGACGACGCCGATGAGATCGACCGCAAGTTCCGCGTGGCTAAACGGAAGCGCCAGCATGTCAGGATAGCCTGTAATCCCTGCCGAGAAAAGAAACGCGCT TGCAATGGTATAGAACCGACCTGTGATCAGTGTCAGACACGCAGTTTGGCGTGTATCTACCGAATACCCCCCAAAACGGTTGACTCAACCATCAAGATTCAAAAACAACTTGATACGCTGCAGCACAGTTTTAATCATTACGCGGATATAGTAGAGCAGCTGAAAACCTTACCTGAGACAGATGCGCTCAAGCTTTTGCAGAGGCTGAGATCGCCGGCGGATGTGAATGGGGCTCTTGCGTCCTTGCAGGGGAGTGTGCATACCAGGATACGACTGTCGAATCACAGGACGGCGCAGGCTATACTGCCGACTACGAATTCAAGGGTCGAGTTTGAACTCACAGCACTGCATGGCATTGTTTATCCGACGTTGGTGCCGATTGATATAACTTCTTTGGGAATTTCGCCTTTGGAAAAGCCGGCGCTTCCTGCGGCGCAGACGGAAACTTTGGTGCAGCAGATATCGCCGGCGAGTCCTATTGTTCTTTCGTCGGATCGGTTTCGCCCTCTTTGCGATAGTCGGCTGGAAGAGATTGATATTTCGTACTGGACAAAGGTTCCGATCAGCAATGAAACTGCCGCAGCGATGATCTCGCTGTTTCTGGAAACAGACCAGACGATCGTTGGGTTTATCGATGCCGATTTATTCGTGGAGAGTCTTGTGGAGCGAAAACCCCAGTTCTGTTCTATGTTTCTCGTCAGCGCGATCTTATACGTTGCCTGC CATGCGTACACGGCTTCAGATTTGAACTCTGTAGCCGTCGGTGATCTTTGCTTCAGGGAAGCTGAAAGACTCTTCCGCGCCGAGGGATTATCCGACGACCTCGTCACGCTGGCggccatcaacatcttcagcctcgcCTGTTTCTTCCACGGAAATGACAAGCTAGCTAAAGAATTGCTTGCTGCTGGTCGCCACATGGGAAGGAGACTGGGTTTATACGGTGTACCGCTGGATAGCCCGTCGTTGCTGGCATTTCAGGAGTTACCCGATGACTTGGTCCGTATGACTGCACATGTTGCCTGGAGCACTTACAACTGGTTAAC AATTCATGTTTTGTACTATCACGATGAGAGCATCGCGATACCGCCTGCTCTGCCAATACCTGGAGACGAACGACATGACGACCTCTGGCCTGAACATCCGCTGCCAGAGTACATGGGCTCATCGTTTACGAAGCTATGCGAGTTCTTTACTGCAATCCAAGAGGTAGCTGTGGTCTACTCCATAGCAGACGGAACGCCTATCGTTGATCGTGTTCCCATCGCTTTTGCAGAAGCAAAGTACCAGAAGATCTTAGCCTGGGCGGATTCTCTCGGCAGAGACATGGCATGGGACCAAAACAGCCAAGAACATGTCATGCTATTCCA TATGTGGTTCCACTGCGCAGTTCTCGACATCTTCCGTCCCTTTGCCCAAGGCCACCAAAGCTACAAACTCCAATCCTTCTCCTCCCCTGACAGCACCCCCAAAACCATCTTCTCCGCCTCCCTAAACCAACTCAAACGCCTCGCTCTCCTCTATCGGACCCAGCAGATGCCCAATAGCTACATGCCCTACATCAACATATCACTAATCCACATCGCCAACACAATCTGCAAAGAAACCAACGACCACACCTCAAAATTCTACTTTTTCCTGTGCATACGCTACTGGCAGCATTTATACGTCGGCTATCCCATCTTTGGGGAGGTAGCACAGGCGTTTCTGACAATGGCGATAAATAACGGGTTGATAACGAATAGAGAGGCGAAGAGGCTTATGGCGGAGGTTAAGGGGCAGGGGAGACATCATGGGTTGGCGGATGCGGGGATCTCAACGAGTTTGATTGTGGATTTTGACTTGGCGATGACGAATAGGGGCGAGGCGGATGTTCAGGCTGTTGCGCAGAAGTTTGAGGAGGTGGCGTTGTTTGATGAGTTTGCGGTgtacaagaaggaggattAG